A region of Pyxidicoccus parkwaysis DNA encodes the following proteins:
- the tssA gene encoding type VI secretion system protein TssA has product MPGTAPAGVQAKHEPAYEAITEEVAKLESPAAAGVRWDEVVRGAGELLKGTTKDLWLASYMAYGLYATRGVDGAATGAAIIVEVTERYWPDLYPELKRLRGRANAVGWFVERLGRMLPTVDQASVSAESLEALAVALKRLAQLSRERFADSAPAFGPVQDAVARLRAGLPEPVPAAQDVASASGASASDDATAHAASGDAASANGSSGSTAADEASGNATAANGASGNRAANGASGNTATANGTSGNAGANGAPGNTATANSASGNRAANGAPGAAAANGAPGNSAANGTAGNPAAKGASGNASANGAAKPNTAAPARNTVPAAPVVVPPLPTLPASPDLSSAEAVTDFLRTVGTALLSAAGVLRQTSGTDPLPYRLMRLGLWLHLSRAPAAGANGRTPLQPLPDALRTKLETLESNQRWPDLLDEAESALGQHRFALGLHRFSAAALTGLGESHAAARVSLVQELGAQLRRMPGVDELVAANGKPLTDDATRAWLRAEVLPTGTSSATPSAITDAPLSLPPLALQSETSTSGSSTALEEEARALLAEGRVHEAVTRLQGAVAAATTGRARFLSRLALARLCANAGQLPLARAVYDVLDEEVSAHALDTWEPALAAACLEGWLSTRTTEEKEGGRLAVKFRNRYRRLTRLDSSAALRVGA; this is encoded by the coding sequence GTGCCCGGCACCGCCCCCGCCGGAGTGCAGGCGAAGCACGAGCCGGCCTACGAGGCCATCACCGAGGAGGTGGCCAAGCTGGAGTCCCCCGCCGCCGCCGGCGTGCGCTGGGACGAGGTGGTGCGCGGCGCGGGCGAGCTGCTCAAGGGCACGACGAAGGACCTCTGGCTGGCCTCGTACATGGCCTATGGCCTGTACGCCACGCGCGGCGTGGACGGCGCGGCCACCGGGGCGGCCATCATTGTCGAAGTCACGGAGCGCTACTGGCCGGACCTCTACCCCGAGCTGAAGCGGCTGCGCGGCCGCGCCAACGCGGTGGGCTGGTTCGTGGAGCGGCTCGGCCGGATGCTGCCCACGGTGGACCAGGCCTCCGTGAGTGCGGAGTCCCTGGAGGCGCTGGCCGTGGCACTCAAGCGCCTGGCCCAGCTGTCGCGTGAGCGCTTCGCCGACTCCGCGCCCGCCTTCGGCCCGGTGCAGGACGCCGTCGCCCGGCTGCGCGCGGGCCTGCCCGAGCCCGTGCCGGCCGCACAGGACGTGGCCTCGGCGAGCGGTGCTTCCGCGAGCGACGATGCCACCGCGCATGCGGCTTCGGGAGACGCCGCTTCCGCGAATGGCTCGTCCGGAAGCACCGCCGCGGACGAAGCCTCCGGCAACGCCACCGCCGCGAACGGCGCGTCTGGGAACCGCGCGGCGAATGGGGCTTCCGGCAACACCGCCACCGCAAACGGTACGTCCGGAAACGCCGGAGCGAATGGAGCGCCGGGCAACACCGCCACCGCGAACAGCGCGTCCGGAAACCGCGCCGCGAATGGCGCACCGGGCGCCGCTGCCGCCAATGGCGCACCGGGCAACTCCGCCGCGAATGGCACGGCTGGAAACCCGGCCGCGAAGGGCGCCTCGGGCAACGCCTCCGCGAACGGCGCCGCAAAGCCAAACACCGCCGCGCCCGCGCGCAACACCGTCCCCGCCGCGCCCGTGGTGGTGCCTCCCCTTCCCACGCTGCCGGCCTCGCCGGACCTGTCCAGCGCGGAAGCCGTCACGGACTTCCTGCGCACTGTGGGCACGGCGCTGCTGAGCGCCGCCGGAGTGCTGCGCCAGACGAGCGGCACGGACCCGCTGCCCTACCGGCTGATGCGCCTGGGCCTGTGGCTGCACCTGTCCCGGGCGCCCGCCGCGGGCGCCAATGGCCGCACCCCCCTCCAGCCCCTGCCTGACGCGCTGCGCACCAAGCTGGAGACGCTGGAGTCCAACCAGCGATGGCCGGACCTGCTCGACGAGGCCGAGTCCGCGCTGGGCCAGCACCGCTTCGCCCTCGGCCTGCACCGCTTCAGCGCCGCCGCGCTCACCGGCCTGGGCGAGTCGCACGCCGCCGCCCGCGTCTCGCTGGTGCAGGAACTGGGCGCCCAGCTGCGTCGCATGCCCGGCGTGGACGAGCTCGTCGCCGCCAACGGCAAGCCCCTCACCGACGACGCCACCCGCGCCTGGCTTCGCGCGGAGGTGCTCCCCACGGGCACATCCTCCGCCACGCCTTCCGCCATCACGGACGCACCGCTGTCCCTGCCTCCGCTGGCACTGCAATCCGAAACGTCCACCTCCGGAAGCAGCACTGCCCTGGAGGAGGAGGCCCGCGCGCTGCTGGCCGAGGGCCGTGTCCACGAAGCTGTTACCCGGTTGCAGGGCGCCGTCGCCGCCGCCACCACCGGCCGCGCCCGATTCCTCTCACGACTGGCATTGGCACGGCTGTGCGCCAATGCAGGACAGCTCCCGCTCGCGCGCGCCGTCTACGACGTGCTCGACGAAGAGGTGTCTGCCCATGCGCTGGACACGTGGGAACCCGCCCTCGCGGCCGCGTGCCTCGAAGGCTGGCTGTCCACCCGCACCACTGAGGAAAAGGAGGGGGGGCGGTTGGCAGTGAAGTTTCGAAACCGGTATCGTCGTCTGACGCGGCTGGATTCTTCCGCCGCGTTGCGCGTCGGCGCCTGA
- the tagF gene encoding type VI secretion system-associated protein TagF, protein MTVQSQRIGLLGKTPRQAEFIRLNAATPLALQLYNWMQEGVERAGRARVDLPSEPVNFVFTVPGQKQALVGLMAPSVDSVGRAFPLAIFTEVASAATAPRYALTPEAFQPFLRAAATLAAAARELEVPQLLERAAVLPLPGPGDFSVAQRLRDATLAEHRTHDLLNPVVEGAPEGGRYYALHTFLTACVGERGREQSAAGVALDCPLSTRVGPVAWLELSSRLLRWPHQPPAFFWSEGERPRLLLSLGAATPALFLALAQPSRPGAQVWPLRTERPAAIDNARKGLKAAARQVIDAPSTTLEQLLRALAP, encoded by the coding sequence ATGACGGTGCAGTCGCAGCGCATCGGCCTGTTGGGCAAGACGCCCCGGCAGGCCGAGTTCATCCGGCTCAACGCCGCCACGCCCCTGGCGCTCCAGCTCTACAACTGGATGCAGGAGGGCGTGGAGCGCGCGGGACGGGCCCGGGTGGACCTGCCCTCGGAGCCGGTGAACTTCGTCTTCACGGTGCCGGGGCAGAAGCAGGCGCTGGTGGGGTTGATGGCGCCCAGCGTGGACAGCGTCGGGCGGGCCTTCCCGCTGGCCATCTTCACCGAGGTAGCCTCGGCGGCCACGGCCCCGCGCTACGCGCTGACGCCGGAGGCCTTCCAGCCCTTCCTCCGCGCCGCCGCGACGCTGGCGGCCGCCGCGCGCGAATTGGAAGTGCCACAGTTGCTGGAGCGCGCGGCGGTGCTGCCCCTGCCCGGGCCGGGCGACTTCAGCGTGGCGCAGCGGCTGCGCGACGCGACGCTGGCGGAGCACCGCACCCACGACTTGCTGAACCCGGTGGTGGAGGGCGCGCCGGAGGGCGGCCGCTACTACGCGCTGCACACCTTCCTCACCGCGTGCGTCGGCGAGCGCGGCCGCGAGCAGTCCGCCGCGGGCGTGGCGCTGGACTGCCCGCTGTCCACGCGCGTGGGCCCGGTGGCGTGGCTGGAGCTGTCCTCGCGCCTGCTGCGCTGGCCGCACCAGCCCCCCGCCTTCTTCTGGTCCGAGGGCGAGCGGCCCCGGCTGCTGCTCAGCCTGGGCGCGGCCACCCCCGCCCTCTTCCTGGCCCTGGCCCAGCCCAGCCGTCCGGGCGCCCAGGTGTGGCCGCTGCGCACGGAGCGGCCCGCCGCCATCGACAACGCGCGCAAGGGCCTCAAGGCCGCCGCGCGCCAGGTCATCGACGCTCCTTCCACCACTCTCGAGCAACTCCTCCGCGCGCTAGCGCCCTGA
- the tssM gene encoding type VI secretion system membrane subunit TssM: MMAYLLPLLGIGAPTFAILSYLGFTPQQAALIAALAGLFAMGVVWLVKRIRARRAAKKLEGALATQAEEQTATVRPDLQPEIKAMQAEFTKAVEALKTSKLARGGKDALAVLPWYLIVGPPGAGKSTALRNSGLKFPYLSARGGVRGVGGTRNCDWWLTNEAVILDTAGRYTSAEEDRPEWLAFLDTVAKHRPSRPINGLIVAISVSELMNADPQAVGEMGQTIRERLDEITTRLKMLVPVYVMITKCDLLPGFVEMFSDLSRVERGQIWGFTVPVEQQREASTDLFRERFDQMLSVLEQRSLRRLGQERRLETRENIYGFPQKFDALRKNLSEFLQPLFLENVFQDTPVFRGLYFNSGTQDVRAVDKVAPSAAELFGSTNGRAQTDGATEGRSYFLWDVFTKVMFQDQQMAVRSSLEEARVRRQRMVLASIAMAATALILSLPTVSFFQNRSMAQAVTKAITDVNLDPRDDIRRVEDLIPLRNRLQELTEYEEHGAPVFMRFGLYQGQKLLPQARQFYNAALRRVLLGKQFELIQQRLDSFGKNPDLLTVRDESEYSKHFDAYRQYFDDLKMYLLVTTPRAANEPELDETQQKWLVQQIVNHWKRVRGDAVDERAVENHATTYLRMLANEQMLPDELKPARAERIAFPREKGVITSARRSLNNVPLVRLELAQLVANVSNEYPDVTLEQLVGAVPQMNAAHRVRGAFTRNAYEQVIRERMERAFEDQQAWVLDRDEKVDAVESRRELRTRYFEAYIQEWRDFLMSIRVQAPENLTQMESLLTNLTRGKPKPYGRLFDALAHNLQLDRREAQAASTVTSKLPESVRKFFGSEPEKVMEPKRELLDPSSPSGAQEVTARDVSREFASLIRFTTEKVPTSDKQEFVTALMSYEDQLSMVQSTLLAVKDKPAEAGVLLDKIESTRNDVDLMVRKQADNIAIFERLLLPPFQEMRTVVFEGVADGKSKLWCDQVVAPYQQSFKGLYPFDRASQKDAPLPEVAEFLRPEGGLLRKFVKEQLLEDVVATGRKWEFTSSGGAMYRPELLSFLEKSGALATTLFPGGDTVDPLVRFQVRLRPGVSSDGSASQISSITFTLDGTDETYRNGPDTVWKPMIWPGQAGKLGARILVQSADGATETALEAEGEWGLFRLLERVKRIEPSADGRYFTATWEIEEMNGALVSIDFRPERTANPFFGLGGNTSKLLAIFRDPGLQPPQGISRKGRGCAPQAVAADGVP; this comes from the coding sequence ATGATGGCGTACCTGCTGCCACTGTTGGGCATTGGCGCGCCCACCTTCGCCATCCTCAGCTACCTCGGCTTCACGCCGCAGCAGGCGGCCCTCATCGCCGCGCTGGCGGGCCTGTTCGCCATGGGCGTGGTGTGGCTGGTGAAGCGCATCCGCGCGCGCCGCGCGGCGAAGAAGCTGGAGGGCGCGCTGGCCACGCAGGCGGAGGAGCAGACGGCCACGGTGCGGCCGGACCTCCAGCCCGAAATCAAGGCCATGCAGGCCGAGTTCACCAAGGCGGTGGAGGCCCTCAAGACCTCCAAGCTGGCGCGCGGCGGCAAGGACGCGCTGGCCGTGCTGCCCTGGTACCTCATCGTCGGCCCCCCGGGCGCGGGCAAGAGCACGGCGCTGCGCAACTCGGGCCTCAAGTTCCCCTACCTCTCCGCGCGCGGCGGCGTGCGCGGCGTGGGCGGCACGCGCAACTGCGACTGGTGGCTCACCAACGAGGCCGTCATCCTCGACACGGCGGGCCGCTACACCAGCGCGGAAGAAGACCGGCCGGAGTGGCTGGCCTTCCTCGACACGGTGGCCAAGCACCGCCCCAGCCGTCCCATCAACGGCCTCATCGTGGCCATCAGCGTCAGCGAGCTGATGAACGCGGACCCGCAGGCCGTGGGCGAGATGGGGCAGACCATCCGCGAGCGCCTGGATGAAATCACCACCCGGCTGAAGATGCTGGTGCCGGTGTACGTGATGATTACCAAGTGCGACCTGCTGCCCGGGTTCGTGGAGATGTTCTCGGATTTGTCGCGCGTGGAGCGCGGACAGATTTGGGGCTTCACGGTGCCGGTGGAGCAGCAGCGCGAGGCGAGCACGGACCTGTTCCGCGAGCGCTTCGACCAGATGCTCTCCGTGCTGGAGCAGCGCTCGCTGCGCCGGCTGGGCCAGGAGCGCCGGCTGGAGACGCGGGAGAACATCTACGGCTTCCCGCAGAAGTTCGACGCGCTCCGGAAGAACCTCTCCGAGTTCCTCCAGCCGCTCTTCCTGGAGAACGTGTTCCAGGACACGCCCGTCTTCCGCGGCCTGTACTTCAACAGCGGCACGCAGGACGTGCGCGCGGTGGACAAGGTGGCCCCGTCCGCCGCCGAGCTGTTCGGCAGCACCAACGGCCGGGCGCAGACGGACGGCGCCACGGAAGGGCGCAGCTACTTCCTCTGGGACGTCTTCACCAAGGTGATGTTCCAGGACCAGCAGATGGCGGTGCGCAGCTCGCTCGAGGAAGCGAGGGTGCGCCGCCAGCGCATGGTGCTGGCCAGCATCGCCATGGCGGCCACCGCGCTGATTCTCTCGCTGCCCACGGTGTCCTTCTTCCAGAACCGCTCCATGGCCCAGGCCGTCACCAAGGCCATCACCGACGTGAACCTGGACCCGCGCGACGACATCCGCCGCGTGGAGGACCTGATTCCGCTGCGCAACCGGCTCCAGGAATTGACCGAGTACGAGGAGCACGGCGCGCCCGTCTTCATGCGCTTCGGCCTCTACCAGGGACAGAAGCTGCTGCCGCAGGCGCGCCAGTTCTACAACGCGGCGCTGCGCCGGGTGCTCCTCGGCAAGCAGTTCGAGCTCATCCAGCAGCGGCTGGACTCCTTCGGGAAGAACCCGGACCTGCTCACCGTGCGCGACGAGTCCGAGTACAGCAAGCACTTCGACGCGTACCGCCAGTACTTCGATGACCTGAAGATGTACCTGCTGGTGACGACGCCCCGGGCCGCGAACGAGCCGGAGCTGGACGAGACGCAGCAGAAGTGGCTCGTGCAACAGATTGTCAATCACTGGAAGCGCGTGCGCGGCGACGCGGTGGACGAGCGGGCGGTGGAGAACCACGCGACCACGTACCTGCGCATGCTCGCCAACGAGCAGATGCTGCCGGACGAGCTGAAGCCGGCGCGCGCCGAGCGCATCGCCTTCCCGCGCGAGAAGGGCGTCATCACCTCGGCCCGCCGCTCGCTGAACAACGTGCCGCTGGTGCGCCTGGAGTTGGCGCAGCTCGTGGCCAACGTCAGCAACGAGTACCCGGACGTGACGCTGGAGCAGCTCGTGGGCGCGGTGCCGCAGATGAACGCCGCCCACCGGGTGCGCGGTGCCTTCACGCGCAACGCCTACGAGCAGGTCATCCGCGAGCGCATGGAGCGCGCCTTCGAGGACCAGCAGGCGTGGGTGCTGGACCGCGACGAGAAGGTGGACGCGGTGGAGTCCCGCCGCGAGCTGCGCACGCGCTACTTCGAGGCCTATATCCAGGAGTGGCGCGACTTCCTCATGTCCATCCGCGTGCAGGCGCCGGAGAACCTCACGCAGATGGAGAGCCTGCTGACGAACCTCACGCGCGGCAAGCCCAAGCCGTACGGAAGGCTCTTCGACGCGCTCGCCCACAACCTGCAACTGGACCGGCGCGAGGCGCAGGCGGCGTCGACGGTGACGAGCAAGCTGCCCGAGTCGGTGCGCAAGTTCTTCGGCTCGGAGCCGGAGAAGGTCATGGAGCCGAAGCGGGAGTTGTTGGACCCGAGCTCGCCGTCCGGCGCGCAGGAGGTGACGGCGCGGGACGTGTCGCGCGAGTTCGCCTCGCTCATCCGCTTCACCACGGAGAAGGTGCCCACGTCCGACAAGCAGGAGTTCGTCACGGCGCTGATGTCCTACGAGGACCAGCTCAGCATGGTGCAGAGCACCCTGCTCGCGGTGAAGGACAAGCCCGCCGAGGCCGGCGTGCTGCTGGACAAGATTGAGTCCACCCGCAACGACGTGGACCTGATGGTGCGCAAGCAGGCGGACAACATCGCCATCTTCGAGCGGCTGCTGCTGCCGCCCTTCCAGGAGATGCGCACCGTCGTGTTCGAGGGCGTGGCGGACGGCAAGAGCAAGCTGTGGTGCGACCAGGTGGTGGCGCCCTACCAGCAGTCCTTCAAGGGGCTCTACCCGTTCGACCGGGCGTCGCAGAAGGACGCGCCGCTGCCCGAGGTGGCCGAGTTCCTGCGGCCCGAGGGCGGCCTGCTGCGCAAGTTCGTCAAGGAGCAGCTCCTGGAGGACGTGGTGGCCACGGGCCGCAAGTGGGAGTTCACCTCTTCCGGCGGGGCCATGTACCGGCCGGAGCTGCTCTCCTTCCTGGAGAAGTCCGGCGCGCTGGCCACCACCCTCTTCCCGGGTGGCGACACGGTGGACCCGCTGGTGCGCTTCCAGGTCCGCCTGAGGCCGGGCGTGTCCTCGGACGGCTCGGCGTCGCAGATTTCGTCCATCACCTTCACGCTGGACGGCACGGACGAGACGTACCGCAACGGCCCGGACACGGTGTGGAAGCCGATGATATGGCCCGGCCAGGCCGGCAAGCTGGGCGCGCGCATCCTCGTGCAGAGCGCGGACGGCGCCACCGAGACGGCGCTGGAGGCGGAGGGCGAGTGGGGCCTGTTCCGCCTGCTGGAGCGCGTCAAGCGCATCGAGCCCAGCGCGGACGGCCGCTACTTCACGGCGACGTGGGAAATCGAGGAGATGAACGGGGCGCTGGTGTCCATCGACTTCCGCCCCGAGCGCACGGCCAACCCGTTCTTCGGGCTGGGCGGCAACACCTCGAAGCTGCTCGCCATCTTCCGGGACCCGGGCCTGCAGCCGCCGCAGGGCATCTCCCGCAAGGGCCGCGGCTGCGCGCCCCAGGCCGTCGCCGCGGACGGAGTCCCCTGA
- a CDS encoding DotU family type IV/VI secretion system protein, which translates to MERVTEATKDCFDAAIQLRGSDAAAIPPPETLHHRLRGVVDEMLRRAAVLGFSHQDAQDMAYAMVALIDEVVLGRPEEYRQFWSSNPLQLHYFNENVAGDGFFTRLNTVRKDPHRAEVLQVYYLCMLFGFQGRYRIRGGELELMTLIDTVQKDLERARPFDFDVLSPHGERPTESLLSKRKKASVLGISAGALAVAVLFYGVLQFFLNDTVGELKSRIEVHAARNTASTGGNAGATATTEGAP; encoded by the coding sequence ATGGAACGAGTCACTGAAGCCACGAAGGACTGCTTTGACGCCGCCATCCAGTTGCGCGGCTCGGATGCAGCGGCCATTCCCCCGCCCGAGACGCTGCATCACCGCCTCCGGGGCGTGGTGGACGAGATGCTGCGGCGCGCCGCGGTGCTGGGCTTCAGCCATCAGGACGCGCAGGACATGGCGTACGCGATGGTGGCCCTCATCGACGAGGTGGTGCTCGGCCGGCCGGAGGAGTACCGCCAGTTCTGGAGCTCCAACCCGCTGCAGCTCCACTACTTCAACGAGAACGTCGCCGGTGACGGCTTCTTCACGCGCCTGAACACCGTGCGCAAGGACCCGCACCGCGCGGAAGTGTTGCAGGTGTATTACCTGTGCATGCTCTTCGGCTTCCAGGGCCGCTACCGCATCCGCGGCGGCGAGCTGGAGCTGATGACGCTCATCGACACCGTGCAGAAGGATTTGGAGCGCGCGCGTCCCTTCGACTTCGACGTGCTGTCGCCCCACGGCGAGCGCCCCACGGAGTCGCTCTTGTCCAAGCGGAAGAAGGCCTCCGTGCTGGGCATCTCCGCCGGTGCGCTGGCGGTGGCGGTGCTCTTCTACGGGGTGCTGCAGTTCTTCCTCAACGACACGGTGGGTGAGCTCAAGAGCCGCATCGAGGTCCACGCTGCGAGGAACACGGCCAGCACGGGCGGCAACGCCGGGGCGACGGCCACCACGGAGGGCGCGCCATGA
- the tssK gene encoding type VI secretion system baseplate subunit TssK gives MKSVQRVVWSEGMFMSPHHLQQQDLYHEQLLDLRLAALEPYPWGVVSLEVDMEALRAGTIQLSRFMGVLPDGLPVAFEAGDAEAPPARPAEGFFPPAQRTLDVYLGVPRERSGVESFGSGERLGGSPRYTPSARPISDLTASTSISQVSFGQRNVRLLFGTEPRDDFDAIKLCELSRDRSGNLTLVETYIPPCLRVDASPFIMNELRTLLRLMVSKQRQLSSRRRHRDASALEFTAGDVTLFLELNALNGTIPFLQHALDAGNLPPRDVYLTLLQTAGQLCTFSASADPSTLPSFQFTNLRATFEELFRRISELMRSVALEQCLTVDLSVGSDGMFRGRLEDERLERCGQFLLAVRSELPERTVAEQLPKLSKVAAWDDIRALLQAAAPGVPLVVTYRPPPEVPVQPGTVYFSLSMNDGYWKNVMRDRNLALYLPQPFDASRTSVELLAVPTANR, from the coding sequence ATGAAGTCCGTGCAGCGAGTCGTGTGGTCGGAGGGCATGTTCATGAGCCCCCACCACCTCCAGCAGCAGGACCTCTACCACGAGCAGCTGCTGGACCTGCGCCTGGCGGCCCTGGAGCCGTACCCCTGGGGCGTGGTGTCCCTGGAGGTGGACATGGAGGCGCTGCGCGCCGGCACCATCCAGCTGTCGCGCTTCATGGGCGTGCTCCCGGACGGGCTGCCGGTGGCCTTCGAGGCCGGTGACGCCGAGGCCCCGCCCGCGCGCCCCGCGGAGGGCTTCTTCCCTCCGGCCCAGCGCACCCTGGACGTGTACCTGGGCGTGCCGCGCGAGCGCAGCGGCGTGGAGAGCTTCGGCAGCGGAGAGCGGCTGGGCGGCAGCCCGCGCTACACGCCCTCCGCGCGCCCCATCAGCGACCTGACGGCGTCCACGTCCATCTCCCAGGTGTCCTTCGGGCAGCGCAACGTGCGGCTCCTGTTCGGCACCGAGCCGCGCGACGACTTCGACGCCATCAAGCTGTGTGAGCTGTCGAGAGACCGCTCCGGGAACCTGACGCTCGTCGAGACGTACATTCCCCCGTGCCTGCGCGTGGACGCGTCGCCGTTCATCATGAACGAGCTGCGCACGCTCTTGCGGCTGATGGTGTCCAAGCAGCGGCAGCTCTCCTCGCGCCGCCGCCACCGCGACGCGTCCGCGCTGGAGTTCACCGCGGGCGACGTGACGCTCTTCCTGGAGCTCAACGCGCTCAACGGCACCATCCCCTTCCTCCAGCACGCGCTGGACGCGGGCAACCTGCCGCCGCGCGACGTGTACCTCACCCTCCTCCAGACGGCGGGGCAGCTGTGCACGTTCTCCGCGAGCGCGGACCCGTCCACGCTGCCGTCCTTCCAGTTCACCAACCTGCGGGCCACCTTCGAGGAGCTGTTCCGCCGCATCAGCGAGCTGATGCGCTCGGTGGCGCTGGAGCAGTGCCTCACGGTGGACCTGTCGGTGGGCTCGGACGGCATGTTCCGCGGGCGGCTGGAGGACGAGCGGCTGGAGCGCTGCGGCCAGTTCCTCCTCGCGGTGCGCAGCGAGCTGCCGGAGCGGACGGTGGCGGAGCAGCTCCCGAAGCTGTCCAAGGTGGCCGCGTGGGACGACATCCGCGCGCTGCTCCAGGCCGCCGCGCCGGGCGTGCCGCTGGTGGTGACGTACCGCCCGCCGCCGGAAGTGCCGGTGCAGCCGGGCACCGTCTACTTCAGCCTCAGCATGAACGACGGCTACTGGAAGAACGTGATGCGAGACCGGAACCTCGCGCTCTACCTGCCGCAGCCGTTCGACGCGAGCCGCACCAGCGTCGAGCTCCTCGCGGTACCCACCGCCAATCGCTGA
- the tssJ gene encoding type VI secretion system lipoprotein TssJ, with amino-acid sequence MAVRCHRWGVVAALALVLGGSAGCAKRIPQACETPPPFQVVVDASEQLNPDARGRSLPTVVQIVQLKDSVRLERAGFKDLWGKPEELLKEDLLQVAEVVVPPGRQVKRWVQRDPKARFVLAMGHFRQPLGYSWRTVAALPVVPEARCVERPAGDQGEPKADDEVFRYRLQGYQIDLMLRPVTQAPEPEPQPKGDSASPRRGV; translated from the coding sequence ATGGCCGTCCGGTGTCATCGGTGGGGTGTGGTCGCCGCGCTCGCGCTCGTCCTGGGCGGGAGTGCGGGCTGTGCGAAACGCATTCCGCAAGCGTGTGAAACACCCCCTCCCTTCCAGGTCGTCGTGGACGCGTCGGAGCAGCTCAACCCCGACGCGCGCGGCCGCTCGTTGCCCACCGTGGTGCAGATTGTCCAGCTCAAGGACAGCGTCCGGCTGGAGCGCGCGGGCTTCAAGGACCTGTGGGGCAAGCCCGAGGAGCTCCTCAAGGAGGACCTCCTGCAGGTGGCGGAGGTGGTGGTGCCGCCGGGCCGGCAGGTGAAGCGCTGGGTGCAGAGAGATCCCAAGGCGCGCTTCGTGCTGGCCATGGGGCACTTCCGCCAGCCGCTGGGCTACTCGTGGCGCACCGTGGCGGCGCTGCCGGTGGTGCCCGAGGCCCGGTGCGTGGAGCGCCCCGCTGGAGACCAGGGTGAGCCGAAGGCGGATGACGAGGTGTTCCGCTACCGGCTCCAGGGCTACCAGATCGACCTGATGCTCCGGCCCGTCACGCAGGCGCCGGAGCCCGAACCCCAACCCAAGGGCGACAGCGCGTCGCCGCGGAGAGGCGTATGA